The following are encoded together in the Mycolicibacterium arabiense genome:
- a CDS encoding MFS transporter → MTELEVARSGWRELLGPKHVGASTVLAGGVALYATNEFLTISLLPSTVGEIGGQRLYAWVTTVYLVSSVVAATTVSSTLSRLGPRLAYVAALSVFGAGSVLCAVAPTMELLLAGRVVQGAAGGLMAGLGYAVINAAMPQSLWTKASALVSAMWGVGTIVGPAAGGLFAQFGSWRWAFGVLAILTAAMAVLVPFVLPRRAGHGPAVQRIPVWSLLLLGAAALAISAAGIAKHAAMTAGLLGVGAVLVGVFLVVDRRLAASVLPPTAFRPGPLKWIYLTLGMLMTATMVDMYVPLFGQRLAGLVPVAAGFLGAALAVGWTVGEISSASVTGPRNVRRLVMSAPLVMATGLAVGAMTLVDGATAGMVAVWVVALAITGTGVGIAWPHLSAWAMGSVDDPAEGGTAAAAINTVQLICGAFGAGLAGVVVNMTDRGDETAARYLFATFAALAVLGAVASYRASRERA, encoded by the coding sequence ATGACGGAACTCGAGGTGGCTCGAAGCGGTTGGCGCGAGCTGTTGGGCCCGAAGCACGTCGGGGCCTCGACGGTCCTCGCCGGTGGCGTCGCGCTGTACGCCACCAACGAGTTCCTCACCATCAGCCTGCTGCCGAGTACGGTCGGCGAGATCGGTGGGCAACGCCTCTACGCGTGGGTGACGACGGTGTACCTGGTGTCCTCGGTCGTCGCCGCCACGACGGTCAGTTCCACGCTGTCCCGCCTCGGGCCGCGACTGGCCTACGTGGCGGCGCTGTCGGTGTTCGGTGCGGGCAGCGTGCTGTGCGCCGTTGCTCCGACCATGGAACTCCTGCTGGCAGGGCGGGTCGTGCAGGGCGCTGCGGGTGGTTTGATGGCCGGGCTCGGCTACGCCGTGATCAATGCGGCCATGCCGCAGTCGCTGTGGACCAAGGCGTCGGCCCTGGTGTCGGCGATGTGGGGAGTCGGCACCATCGTCGGGCCGGCTGCCGGTGGTCTGTTCGCGCAGTTCGGTTCGTGGCGTTGGGCATTCGGGGTGCTCGCCATCCTCACCGCGGCGATGGCGGTCCTCGTCCCGTTCGTCCTGCCCCGGCGTGCCGGGCATGGACCGGCCGTGCAGCGCATCCCGGTGTGGTCGCTGCTGCTGCTCGGTGCGGCCGCACTCGCCATCAGCGCGGCGGGAATCGCGAAGCACGCGGCGATGACGGCGGGCCTGCTCGGCGTCGGCGCCGTGCTGGTCGGCGTGTTCCTCGTCGTCGACCGGCGTCTCGCGGCATCGGTCCTGCCGCCCACGGCATTTCGACCCGGCCCGCTGAAGTGGATCTACCTGACGCTCGGAATGTTGATGACAGCAACGATGGTGGACATGTACGTGCCGCTGTTCGGTCAGCGCCTGGCGGGGCTGGTTCCGGTGGCCGCGGGATTCCTGGGCGCAGCGTTGGCCGTCGGATGGACCGTCGGCGAGATCTCCAGCGCCTCGGTGACCGGCCCCCGGAACGTCAGGCGGCTGGTGATGTCCGCGCCGCTGGTGATGGCGACGGGCCTCGCCGTGGGCGCGATGACCCTGGTGGACGGCGCCACGGCGGGCATGGTCGCGGTGTGGGTGGTCGCACTCGCGATCACCGGGACCGGCGTGGGCATCGCGTGGCCGCACCTGTCGGCGTGGGCGATGGGCTCCGTCGACGACCCGGCCGAGGGCGGCACGGCTGCCGCCGCGATCAACACCGTGCAGCTCATCTGCGGCGCCTTCGGCGCGGGCCTGGCCGGCGTCGTGGTCAACATGACCGACCGCGGCGACGAGACGGCCGCCCGGTATCTGTTCGCGACGTTCGCCGCGTTGGCCGTCCTCGGCGCGGTGGCGTCCTACCGTGCGAGCCGGGAACGGGCCTAG